GATTTACAACAAAGCATTTGAAGATTTGGAAATTGAAAAATGTGATTTGTGTGTAATTGACAGTTATCCTCAGGCAGATATTGAAAAAATTATCAAAAAAGCCGAAAAAATAGCTGACAATGTGCTGATAATCTAAATAAACATTTGCATATAAATTACAATAGCCGGAACAATCAGAACTCCCATTAAATGAGACTTTCCAACTCCAATATAATGCGGCAGCATTCCAAGGGCAGTAGATGTAATCAAAGCCAGAGTCATGTAAAAAATTGGAGCTTTATAATATAATGTAAAAATGTATAAAATCCCAATTTGCAGGATAATCACAGCTATTGATAATTTACGGTAATCAACTCCACCCATTAATTTTGAAAAAGAGTCCCCTAATTTTAAACATAAAATCAGAGATATTGAAACTGCTATTAAAGATGCAAAAATAAAAATCATCAAATGGCTGATTGACATATCTGAGATTAAATAAGACATATAAACTGCTATGCCGCTTCTGGGATTTCCAATTATATAAATTGCCATTAAAGAAAAAAGACAATCTGAAATATTCAAACCGGAAGTAGCCAGTAAAAAATTAACTGTATCATCTTCTGAATTATCATTTGTACCGCTAGCTGCCTGAACTATTACAGTTCCCTGAGCAGGACCAAATCCCGGCAGAAATCCCAAAATAGCTCCTGTAATTCCACCAGCAAAAATGCTTTTAAATTTATTGAAATCTATGTTTAATTCATAAAAACTGTTCTGATGAGGAATAGTCGAATTATCATTTAAACTAAATAAAATTGTACTTATCCCAAATAACCCTGAAAAAATACACATCAAAGAAACTCCTGATGAAATTGGAGTTTGGAAAATTGCCCATCCCAAAATTCCTGAAAGCAAAAACAGCAATAATGACCATGCAAAATCTCTTTTTGAATTTGTAAGGGCATAAGTTAAATAAACTGAAGCTGAAAGCAAAATAATCCAAGTGTATGGCTTTGTAAGCTCATGTAAAAAAGGCAATGTCACTGCAAAAACAGGCATCATCAAAATCGTAATTACAATTGCCCCAAATCCTCCAACGGCAACAATTCTTATAACTTCTTTTGACCTTCCCTGTAGAACCATTCTGTGGCCTGGAAGAATAGATGTTGCAGTTCCCTCCTGAGGAACTCCCAAAAGCATTGAAGGTACAAATTCTGTCAATGCATGGGCTATAGACATGGATACCATTAAAACGCATAAAAATTCAGGAGACAAGAAACCTAAAATGAATGCAGACGATGCAAAAAGTATTGCACCGGCAGTATTGACGTGAATCCCCGGAATCATCCCAGTTAAAGTTCCGATTAAAATTCCTATAAAACAAGCAAATACTAATTCTAACATAGCTATTAATTAAATTAACTGCAATTTATACTTTGTTTAATTTAAATAAGAATATTTAGCTAGTATTGAAAAAATGTATCCAAAAAAATTAAAAAAAAATAGTGGTGCAGAAAATAATCAATATTTAAAATTATCAATTCTTTGCCTGTCAAACTCCAATGCCTTTAAAGCTAATCTTTCCAATGTTGTAAGTAACTCTCCTCTAGACATTTCCAGTTCATGTGCAATTTCCTCTTCCCATTCCAGTTCCTTATCATGTAAAAATTTACCTAATTCTTTTCCTTTTTCAGTAATGTCTATTTTATAAGCTCTTTTATTTTCCTCAGTATATTCCCTGGTCAGAATCCCTTTTTCTTCAAGCTCACCAAATGCTCTTGAAACTCCAGACCTGTCCATCAAACAGGCTGTTGCAATATCTGACTGAGTTGAACTTTCATTATAAAAAACATGCATCAGCATATAGTACTGATTTTTATTAATCCCAAAATCTTTAAGATAATGATTAATAAAAATGTCATGAAAAGAATGCAGGCTTATTATATGGCAAATCATATGGGGGCTTATTTTAATAAGATCATCTGTTGTATACATTAAAAAACACCATTGAAATTTATAATAAACATAAACAAGTTAATTGAAATCAACCCATTAGTTATCAACAGATTTAATTTTTTGAGTCTGTAAAATTTTATAGGCTTATTTGTTTTTTAATTTTTTACAGTTGAACTTTCATTTTGATGAAATTTCATTCTAATTTTTCTTTAATTTTAATATAAATGATTTAAAAATAGTAAAATACTTTAATAAGTGAGGACAAATAATATTTTATGACCAAACAAAACAAATCTGCCCTCAATAGTAATATAGACTTCATACAACTTAAACTTTATGATTTTTTTGATGAAAAAATTGATCAAGAAAAAATTATTTCAAAAAGATTGAATAAAACACCTAATTTTGAAAATACTAATCATAAACTATTTTTAGATGAAAATAATACTTTTAAATATGATAATCCCATTTGTCCAGTTTGTGGAAGCCACAAAATAATCAAAAAAGGCACAATAAAGAAAAACAAACAAAATACTAATGGAAAAACAACAGAATTCAAAGAACAGCAATATCAATGCAAAAAATGTGGAAAAAAATTCGGAATATACAATAATCCATTAATTGGTGAAAATAAACAATTTTTACAAGAAATAATGGATAAAATTCCAGGAATAATGAAAATAGGGTACCAATCACTTCGTAAAATAAGTAAATACTTTGAAATATTCCTTGGAATCAGAATATCTCATCAAACAATCAAGAACTGGTCTGACAAAAATCACGAAGAAAGCATCAGCAATGAAAAATTTGAATATTCTGGCTATTATTTATATGATGAGCAATTTTTAAGACTTAATGGAACTAGACACTACAGATTAACTTTATTTGATGCAATACTCAATATTCCAGTCACAGAACGAATAGTACGTCGCAGAATACCAAAAAACACGAAAAAATTTATCTTAGAATCAACAGAAAATAAACCATTCATTTGCCTAACAACCGATTTATTCCCAATGTATCGTAATGTAGCAGATGAAATAGAAGTAAAACATCAATTGTGCATATTTCATCTGTTTCAAACAATAAACCATAAATTAAAAGTATATTGTAGAAGAAACAAGATTAATGGAAAACAAAGAGACCATATTTACGAAAATGCACAAGAATTAAAAAACTGTTTCAGACAAAACTCAAAAAAAGAAGCAATAGAACAATTTAAACAATATTTACAAAAATATACGGCCATACCAGTTGTTTTAAAAGATTTCATAAGAAAACATATCATAAATCACTTCCACAGATACGTAGAATATCTTGATGATGAAAATATAGAAAAAACATCAAATAAAGTCGAAAATTACTACAGACAAACCAATCCTGAAAAAATAAAGAAAATATACAAAACCAAAAATGGAATCCTGACATTTTTAGACTATCAAATGCAAAATTGGACTGAAAAACACATTAAAATCAAATAAGCCTATAAAATTTTACAGACTCAATTTTTTGAAAAATAATATATAAATGTTGTTATGCACAACAATAATTTTATGAATATAAAAAAAGTAATTAAAAAGAAGATTTACATTAATCTTCTAGTATCAGTAATTTCCACACTAGCTACATCAGCTAATTTTGCCATAGCTTCTTCAGTAGATTCTGTTCCACCTTCACCATCTTCAATAATGAAAATAAGGTTTAATGCAACTAAACCAAATGCAATTGGTTCTTCTTCAATTTTGTGGAATTCTGCTTCAGCAGGCATAGCTGCTTGAATAGCTGCTTTTAAAGCTTCCAAATCTACATCAGGACTTTCTGGCATGATTTTTAAAGTTGCTACAACTTCACCCATCAACATTCCTCCATTACTAAGTATTTATGGTCCTTCAAAACCACATTCACATTTATAAGCATGACCGAAAGTACGGCATTTTTCACATCTTGCTATTTTTGCTCCACAAACAGGACATTCAAATTCAACGAAAGGCCCGGTTAATGGAATTTCTTGTTTACATGAAATACATTCTACTTCTTTCATCTAATCACCTATTATTTGTGTGTAATCGAAATTATAATTATCTATATTATCATCAATAAGAGATAACACCCTTTCAGGGTACTTTCCATTTACAACAAAACAATCAGACCCGAATTTAAGTAAAAGAGAAGGCAACATTAAGTCTATTGATGTTTCATCAAAAGTCAGTAGTTTTTTTGCATCAATGACATTAATAAATTCCGAACCTTCTTCATTAGGTTCTCGGGTATATATACCATTTACATTTGTTACTATTAAAAGCTTTGCATTTAAGGAGTGTGCAACATATGCTGCAATTGAATCTGAAGTTACATCCCATGAGCATTCAAAGGGATCTTCATTTTTCAAAAATTCAGAAACAATAAAAATAGGAGTAAAACCATTATCTGAAATTTTTTCAGCTTCGTCAATTGTATATGCCAATTTTGTAGAGTTTACTTTATCATTAACCAATTTAGATAAAATATCCATACATTCAATTGCAGTATTGTGACTGGCTTCATCAGAAAAATGATAATATGAATCATATTCCCTTATCAAATTAGCAAACTCCCCACCACCTAAAATAATCAAAGAATTTGTATTTTCCAGTTTTTTAGCTAATGTTATTGCATCTTTTGGAAATAAACTTCCCCCAATTTTAACAACCTGTTTGATAATGATATCTCCAACCTAATTTACTATGTGTTTAATTAAAACTAGCTATCATTAAATTAAATAAAACTCATAAAAGTTTTAAATCCCCAGTTATCTTATCCATTATTTCATCTTCATCAGGCCCAATGCCCAAAACTGTTGTGGTTGATGTAGGTAACTGAGTCCTTCCAGCATCAACTACCAAATAATTAGAAACATTGTTTTTATCGGCTTCCTTTTTAAGGTCCAATAATTCTTCCAAAGAATCCACTTTACAAACTACCTTAGCATAACCGTCAGATTCCCATTTTTTAATTAATTTAGAATCTGTTCTTTTATATGAACCTATAGAACCATGACAACATTGAGCAGCAATTTTTCCCTTGCCCATTTTTAAATCTCTTCTTACAACCATCACTTGTTTCATACACACATTTTTCTATGTGTCCACTTAAATAATTTTAGCTCCAATAAAGTATAATACTTATAATGTTTATATAGATTATTACTATTTTAAGTGAAAAAAATTTACTTAAATAAGGAGATGAGCCTATGAATAAAAAAGTTATTGTAATACTAGTTGCCATCTGTATAATAGGTGCAATTACAATACCTGCATTTATTTCAGAAAATGACTCTTCAAAATCAAATACAAAAAGTGATTTTAAAATCAAGATTGAAAGTGGCGGAACATGGAGACTTGATCTTATAGTTGATGGGCATCATTCACTTATAGAAGGAAACGGTTCCAGAACAATCAACCTTGGAAACATAGATTCTGCAAGTATAACATTTAACCAATATAAAGGCGGACCTTCTACAATTTCATTATTAGATGGAGACAATACTGTCATAAATAGGGGAAGAGCTCCTAACGAAGGTTTTGCAACTGTGTACTTTTATCATAAAGCTTAAAATGGAAGTTTAAACTTCCATGTCTATTTTTTAAAAACTCAGTTTAAAACTTAAATACTTCCTAACCAAATCCTTTAAAAATGAAAAAAAACTAATATAAAAATACTATTAATTTTTATTTTTATTATTATAATTAAAGGAGATATAAATGAGTCGTATTTCTATATTAGACAAAGACAAATGTCAACCTAAGAAATGTAATTTCGTTTGTATTGATTACTGCCCAGGAGTCAGAATGGATGAAGACACAATCATCATTGATGAAGACACTAACAAACCATTGATTTCTGAAGAATTATGTGAAGGATGCGGTATTTGTACAAACAGATGTCCATTTGATGCTATTTCAATTATTAACTTACCTGAAGCTATAGGAGAACCAATTCACAGATTCGGACAAAACCAGTTTGAACTATTTGGACTTCCTAGTTTAACTGAAGGTAGTGTTTTAGGTTTGCTCGGTCCAAATGGAATCGGTAAATCAACAATAATGAACATACTGTCCGGAACTTTAATTCCAAACTTAGGAGATTATGAAAACCCTCAAGATAATTGGGACAAAGTAATTGAACATTATAAAGGTTCAGCTCTTCAAAACTACTTTACAAAATTAGCCGCTGGAGAAATAAAAGCTGTTTTAAAACCTCAAATGGTGGATCAGCTTCCAAAAGTTGTAAAAGGAAAAGTAAGTGATTTGCTTACAAATGTTGATGAAAGAGGAAAATTGGATTATGTCTGTGATGAATTAGACCTTCATAATGTTTTAGACCGTGAAATGAAAAACTTAAGTGGTGGGGAACTCCAAAGAGTAGCTATAGCTGCAACTGTCTTAAGAGAAGGAGACTTCTATTACTTTGACGAACCTACATCCTGGCTGGATGTTTCACAAAGGTTAAATGCAGTAAAAGTAATCCGTTCACTTGCTCAAGACGGCAAAAGTGTTTTAGTTATTGAACACGATTTGGCTACTTTAGATGCATTGTCCGACAATATCCATGTTTTATTTGGTGAACCTGGAGGATATGGTGTTGTATCAGGTAGAAAAGGTGTTAGAATTGGAATCAATGCATACATCAACGGATTTTTAGCTGAAGAAAATGTAAGGATAAGAAGAAATCCTATTGAATTTACAATCAGACCACCGACTCCTGAAGATGAAGGAGAATCACTGTCCAGCTATTCTGATTTAAGTAAGGATTATGACGGATTCAAATTAACTGCAGATGCTGGAGAAATATTCCACGACGAAATCGTAACTGCATTTGGTTCAAATGGTATAGGAAAAACCACTTTCGCCAAAATGCTGGCAGGAGTAGAAGAACCGACAAGCGGAGAAGTAGACACAGAAGTTACAATAGCTTACAAACCACAATATATAGTTTCTGATTTTGAAGGAACTGTTAGTGACTTCCTGTACATGAATGCTCCAAGTTTCGGAAGCAACATCTTTAAAAGCGAGATTATGGAACCTTTTAAATTAGAAGATATGCTTGAAAAAGAAGTTAAAAAGTTAAGTGGTGGGGAACTCCAAAGACTTGCAATAGCTGCAACACTTTCAAAAGATGCTGAAATTTATCTTTTCGATGAACCTACTGCATTTTTAGATGTGGAACAAAGATTAATAGCTGCAAGAGTTATTAGAAAAATGGTTGAAAGCAGAAATGCAGCATCACTTATTGTAGACCACGATATTGTATTTATCGATTATATCTCAGACAGGGCAATGGTATTTAACGGTACTCCCGGTTTAGAAGGTCATGCATCCAAACCGACAGATTTAAGAACTTCCATGAACGAATTTTTAGGAAATCTAAATATTACTTTCAGAAGAGATAAAGAAACAAAAAGACCAAGAGTTAATAAATTAGACAGCTATCTTGATCGTGAACAAAAAGAAAAAGGAGAATATTATTACTTATCAGATTAAATATTCTCTAATTCTTTTAAAATATAATCTTTTAAAGCCTTAACGGCCTTTTCACCATCATCATCTAACCTAACTGAATCATTAGGATTCAAATCATTTTCTTTGACAATTGATTCGGCATCTATGTTTTTTACTATATCAACATCTTTTTCTTTTAGAATAGTTGAAACACAATCGTCTGTACAGCCAGTTATAGACACTACTTTTGCATCTTCCAAAATAGGACTGCATTGATTTGGCTGTGCAGAATATTCAGTTATACATGCTGCAACAATATTTTCATTATCTAGAGCTAATTCCACAGTAGCAGCCCTTACTACTAAACCAAGGGGACTTAATCCGCTACATGACACTAATGCTATTTTATCATTCATATAATCAACCTCTCTTTTTAGCTACTCTTTTATCATATTTTTGCTTTATTTTAATATAACCTTTTTTATAAAATGGACAAACCAGCATACACTGGCTGCATCCTTCCCTATGGGCAGTGCAAACTTTTCTTAAAACCAGCTCATTTTCATCAAATGCATTTTCAGGACATTTCCTGATACATTTTCCACAGGTTTTACAAAATTCCCCAACCCAGCACATGTCATTTTCCTGTTTAAAAGGCAAGTTTTCAATTGATGTGTGAATCATGAAAAATCCTATATTTAAACCCTCTTTAAAAAGACACATATTGCTTCTTGTAATGACCGCATCATTTGACTGCATAGCTATTGCCCTTAAACTAATTTTATCATCTAATGGATTAAGCAGTTCTGCACTAAATTCGTTTTTTCTTAAAAAATCAGCAAAACCATACATTTTACGGCCAATTTCCTGAAATTCATCATCTATAAGCTTGCATTTTAGTTTTGATTGATCCATTTCCAAAATTTCAGGAGACATCAAATATTTAAAAATAATAACATTGTCAAAATCAATATTCCATTCTTTCCTAAAATCATCACTTAATTTAGAATAGCTAATGCCTGCACAATTATTTTCAGCAGCCAATTTTTCCAAATCTTTTAAAACAGAATTATCAATTTGAGTTTTGGGATTTGCAGGATTTGAAACTTTATAAAAATTAGGTAGCGGATGATGATATCTGAATCTGAAATCCTCATCCATAATTTCGAAACACATGATTATTTCCTTAATGCTTCAACAGCTTTAGGGAATTCTTCACAGAATACTTTTATTTGCTCCTCAGGAATAGAATAACTTATACGCAAATAATTATCCCCAAATAAATTACTGGTATATTCTCCTTCCCTTGTGAATATTTTTCTCTTAAGCAAGTAATTTGACATATCTTTAGGACTGATACCTGCACCAGATAAATCAATTGCCATCATATTAGCTTCAGACGGATAAACCGGTAAAAACACACCATCAATTTCATCAACAACCTCTTTAATTAATTTTTGATTATTGAATGTGATTGATTTTATTTTATCTTCCCATTCGCTTTTGGATTTTAAACCTGCAATTGCACCATACTGAGCAATTATATTAACTCCCAAATCATTGACAACTGCATTTTTTAAAACATCAATGATATCGGAAGTTGAAACCACTGCCCCAATCCTAACACCAGCCATTCCGAATATTTTTGAAAAACTGTAAATAGTCAGGGTTTGTTCAGGCGCATAATCTGCAGCCAGATAATGATTCCTTGCAAAATCTTTGTATGTTACATCATCTAAAAGATAAATGTCATTTTCAATAGCAATCTCAGCAAACTCTTTTATTTCTTCTTCAGTATAACCTGAACCTAATGGATTTAACGGATCGATTAAAACTACCATTTTAGTGTTTTCATCCATATTCTCACGAAGAAGTTCAGGAGTTAATTTATAGCCACATTCCTCATTATAAACCGGAACATACCTTACTTCACCTGCAAATCTGTTTGCAAAGTTTCCGATAATTAAATAACCCGGATCAGACATGACCACATTATCCTGAGGTCCCAATAATGCCTGCATACAAAGGTATAATGATTCAGTAGCTCCAGCAGTTAATAAAACATCTGAATTTTTAAAACCTAAATCGTCTAAAATTAATTGCTTAAGTTCTGAAAATCCTTCTGGAGGTGGATATTTACAGTATTCTTTAGCTTTAGCACAGCTAGCCATAGCATCAGCTATAATATCACCATGTAAATGATTTGTGTTTTGACCCATCCAAATCATATCTTTATCCATGAATACATCTTCAAAAAAATCGTTTGAAGATTCATATCCTTCAGGAGGAACTCTTACAACCTTTTCAAATTTCTTTTTAGGATGTTTTATGTTACCTTCCTCATAACTGCTTAAATTATTTTTCATAAAAATCACATAATACTAATAAAATTCCAAAGTAATTATTTATTTTAAGTTATTTATAAAATTAATGTTTAAATAATTCCCCTTTCCACTATTTTAAAAGTAGCCTGTTTACCTTCACCGATACTTCTATGTCTTTTTAGTGTAGCTACTCTTTTATTAAACTCATCATTTCGCTCTAACTGAATAATAGTTTTACTCCAGTACTGCAAAATAGTTCCTCCGACTGCTTTAACAACGTCCTTGTTATCATCATCAAAAGAACTGTAAATTTGATTGGTAAGTACAACTGCAACATCATAATTACGAGCTATTTTAGCTAAAATCCCCATCTGTTTACCTAATTCCTTATTAAGTCTTGAAGATTTCATATCATCAACACGATAAAGAGCAACAGCTGAATCCAAAACACATAAATCCACATCATCATGATGCTTTCTAATCCAGAGCTCAATAGTTTTAAGATTTTCATTTTGCTCTAAAAATGAAGTCGGTTCAAAAACTATAATATTATTAACTATTTTAGGAAAATCTTCCCCTGCTATTTGTTTAATTCTGTTGATTGAAATTCCCCCTTCAGTATCAACATAAACAACTTTTTTACCCTGTTTAGCTACATTAACTGCCAATACCAAAGAGATATTACTTTTACCAGAACCGGGCGGACCGAATATCTGAGTAACAGTTCCTTTTTCCACTCCCCCGTCCAATAAATTATCAATACCTGAATTAGTTGGGATTTTATGATTATCCTCAAAATTAGCCAAGACTTTCATAATATATTATTTAGTTATACAAAGTATATATTTTTAAGCTTACCTTTTAACAAAAATAGGTTCTTCAGCAGTCAAATCAATAATTGTTGATGGATTTTTAGATTTTAAAGGACCTACATCAATAACCAAATCAACTTCACATCCTAATTGTTTCAATATTTCTTCAGGAGTGTCCAATGTATTTTCACTTGATATATTGGCGCTGGTGGTAGTTATTGGAAAAAGTTTAGCTAAATTACATGCAATCTCACTTTCAGGAACACGGATACCCACATTAGCAGACCCGCTTGTCAGATGTCTCGGAACAATTTTTGACTTTTTTAAAATAAATGTATAAGGTCCAGGCAAATATTTGTCCATAAAATTAAGCTGGTTTACAGAAGCCCTTGAAACCAAAGGAATTGCATCTTTAGAAGAAACTAAAAGAGAAATCGGTTTTAAATAGCTTCTTTTCTTAATATTATAAACTCTTTTAACAGCTTTTCTATTGAAAATATTAGCTCCCAAACCGTAAACAGTATCGGTAGGATATAAAATAACTCCGCCATCAGCTAAAACTTTAACAGCCTCATCAATGACCTTTTTATCTACTTTATTTTGATTAGTTTTTAATATTTTCATTAAATTACCCGAATATTTTGTGAACAATTATATATGAGTAAAATCTTTATATATAAATTATGCTTGAAAGTCTACGTCCTTTTTTAACAAAAATATTAAATCCGCTGGCCAAACATTTAAATATAAATCCGAATATCGTAACAGTGATTTCTCCGTTTATTGCAGTTCTTGCTGCTTACGGATTTGCCAATCATTTACTGATTATTGGAACATTAGCTATTTTACTAAGCGGATTTTTAGATGTTGTAGATGGTGCAGTAGCCAGATATCACAACAAAACTTCAAAATTTGGAGCATTTCTGGACTCAACAATGGACAGATTTGCAGACGCCATAATCTACATAGGAATAATATTTGGAGGATACTGTGACTGGTTTATCGGTGTTCTGGCCATACATTCAGCAATTACAGTCAGTTATGTTAGAGCTAGAGCAGAGTCCCAGGGAGTTGAATGTAAAGTTGGAATAGCTGAAAGAGCTGTCCGTATGATAATATTAATGATCGGAGCAGTTATCGGATATTTAACAAGCCCAATTTACTTTACATACACCATAATAATTTTAGTAATATTATCCTACATTACAGTAGGGCAAAGAATATATCACGTATGGAGACAACTTAAATGAATGATTTAGAAAGTGCAGAAAAAATAAGTATTGACATTAAGAAATTGGAACGCAATCTGAAACAGGTTGAAGACATAAACTTTGAAGGTAAAGAAAAAGAAGTTTATGACAGAGCTGTTGATTATATGAACGATTCAAAATATTATCTTGAAAAGAAAAAAGATATGCGTACAGCATTTGGATGTATCGAATATAGTCATGGATTATTAGATGCTCTTAGAATGATTCATGGTTTAATTTAAACAAAAAATCAATTAAATTCCACCATTTAATAAAAAAACCGTCCCCATTTACCATCTGCAGCTTAAAAATAAAGTATTTGATTTACAATAATATAAAAAAAGTAAAAAAAAGCAGAGATTAATTAAAATCCCTTAAATTTATTCCATATCTTCGAATCTATCTTCGAGTTTTGCCATTACACCAGGTAATGAAGTATATTCCATTTCTTCAGCAGGTAATCTGTGAGGTTCAAATGGACCGTGTCTTCTGATGTAGGTAGCGATTCTTGCAGATTCTTCCCTAGTAGGATCAAATGCAGGGTCATCAAATAAGTCAACAGGACCTATTAATTTAGCATCAGATACTTGGAAACCTAAACCGATTACTCTAGGTGGTCCGTCAAATCTAATTGGGTTTGCATCTCTTTCAGATACAGGCATCATAGGACCGTTGTGGGAACCTCTCATCCATCCACTTACCATGTGAGGGAATGCAAATGGTTCTACACATTCACCATTAGCTGGGAAACCAGATTGTGCTCTTACAATAGCTGCAGGGTCATCTTTACCAACGTATTCTCCAGCCATTAAGTTTAATCTTTCAGTACTGATAGCTGCTGCGATTTCTCCGTTTTTCTTCCATACTCTTTTAATTACGTATCTTCCAGTAGAACCGATTAATGCGAGTAAATCGTACATTTCTTCAGGACAGTTTAAGATAACTTTTCTGTGTTCAATTACATCAAATACTTCAAATTTGAATCCATCATGTAAACTTGGGTCAATAACAAGACCTGCAGTGTTAAATGGATCTGCGAACATTTTAAAAATAGGTAAGTTAAATGCACCAGGTTCGGTTTTGTCACAGCAGTATACTAAAACAGGGTCACTTGGCCTTTCTTTGAATTCCATTTCAGCAACACCAGGACCCATACCTTTAATGTTTCCAGAAAAGGTGTCAGATAATAAATCTTGACCTGCACCGTATAATTTTAATTCACGTGCTCTTTCAGTAGCTTTCATGAAAGCATTGTAAGCAGTTTCGTGAACTTCTTCGTTTTCTTCCCCATTTCTATGAGTCATAATCAAGTCAATGTCGTCTCCACAACGGGAGATATAATAATCAGTTAAAATATTTGTCTCTAAAGCTTCTGCTAAAACTTCATCACAAATATCCATTAAATCTGGGTGTGCTACACAATGTCCAGACACACTTCCAATATCAGCTTTAATTACACTAACAGTTGTTTTCATTTAAACACCTCAAAATTGTATATTCTAAAGTTTAGTAGAAAATAAAAAGTTAAGCAACTAGCTTAAAAAATTATTTAATATACATTCATATTTTTGGATTGTATACTATTTAATAATTATGTTTTAAAATAAGTTAAAAAAAGAAAAAGATAAGAAGTTAAATTTTAACTTCTTAAGCTGAAATTGTTATTTTATTTGATGCCCAGCATTTGTCATATGTTGATGTTATGATGTAATCGCCAGGCATTAATCTGATGTTTAATCTAGCTACACCGTTTGCGTCGGTTGTTTTATGATAGAATACACCGTTTACATTAAATGTTATGTTTACACCTGTTACTGCTTTACCTTGACCGTCAA
This genomic stretch from Methanobrevibacter smithii ATCC 35061 harbors:
- a CDS encoding tripartite tricarboxylate transporter permease — translated: MLELVFACFIGILIGTLTGMIPGIHVNTAGAILFASSAFILGFLSPEFLCVLMVSMSIAHALTEFVPSMLLGVPQEGTATSILPGHRMVLQGRSKEVIRIVAVGGFGAIVITILMMPVFAVTLPFLHELTKPYTWIILLSASVYLTYALTNSKRDFAWSLLLFLLSGILGWAIFQTPISSGVSLMCIFSGLFGISTILFSLNDNSTIPHQNSFYELNIDFNKFKSIFAGGITGAILGFLPGFGPAQGTVIVQAASGTNDNSEDDTVNFLLATSGLNISDCLFSLMAIYIIGNPRSGIAVYMSYLISDMSISHLMIFIFASLIAVSISLILCLKLGDSFSKLMGGVDYRKLSIAVIILQIGILYIFTLYYKAPIFYMTLALITSTALGMLPHYIGVGKSHLMGVLIVPAIVIYMQMFI
- a CDS encoding MarR family winged helix-turn-helix transcriptional regulator; translation: MYTTDDLIKISPHMICHIISLHSFHDIFINHYLKDFGINKNQYYMLMHVFYNESSTQSDIATACLMDRSGVSRAFGELEEKGILTREYTEENKRAYKIDITEKGKELGKFLHDKELEWEEEIAHELEMSRGELLTTLERLALKALEFDRQRIDNFKY
- a CDS encoding ISNCY-like element ISM1 family transposase, producing the protein MTKQNKSALNSNIDFIQLKLYDFFDEKIDQEKIISKRLNKTPNFENTNHKLFLDENNTFKYDNPICPVCGSHKIIKKGTIKKNKQNTNGKTTEFKEQQYQCKKCGKKFGIYNNPLIGENKQFLQEIMDKIPGIMKIGYQSLRKISKYFEIFLGIRISHQTIKNWSDKNHEESISNEKFEYSGYYLYDEQFLRLNGTRHYRLTLFDAILNIPVTERIVRRRIPKNTKKFILESTENKPFICLTTDLFPMYRNVADEIEVKHQLCIFHLFQTINHKLKVYCRRNKINGKQRDHIYENAQELKNCFRQNSKKEAIEQFKQYLQKYTAIPVVLKDFIRKHIINHFHRYVEYLDDENIEKTSNKVENYYRQTNPEKIKKIYKTKNGILTFLDYQMQNWTEKHIKIK
- a CDS encoding elongation factor 1-beta; its protein translation is MGEVVATLKIMPESPDVDLEALKAAIQAAMPAEAEFHKIEEEPIAFGLVALNLIFIIEDGEGGTESTEEAMAKLADVASVEITDTRRLM
- a CDS encoding zinc finger domain-containing protein, which gives rise to MKEVECISCKQEIPLTGPFVEFECPVCGAKIARCEKCRTFGHAYKCECGFEGP
- a CDS encoding amino acid kinase family protein, coding for MKQVVKIGGSLFPKDAITLAKKLENTNSLIILGGGEFANLIREYDSYYHFSDEASHNTAIECMDILSKLVNDKVNSTKLAYTIDEAEKISDNGFTPIFIVSEFLKNEDPFECSWDVTSDSIAAYVAHSLNAKLLIVTNVNGIYTREPNEEGSEFINVIDAKKLLTFDETSIDLMLPSLLLKFGSDCFVVNGKYPERVLSLIDDNIDNYNFDYTQIIGD
- the pth2 gene encoding aminoacyl-tRNA hydrolase, coding for MKQVMVVRRDLKMGKGKIAAQCCHGSIGSYKRTDSKLIKKWESDGYAKVVCKVDSLEELLDLKKEADKNNVSNYLVVDAGRTQLPTSTTTVLGIGPDEDEIMDKITGDLKLL